From the genome of Carassius gibelio isolate Cgi1373 ecotype wild population from Czech Republic chromosome A16, carGib1.2-hapl.c, whole genome shotgun sequence, one region includes:
- the LOC128030515 gene encoding CTP synthase 1 has translation MKYILVTGGVISGIGKGIIASSVGTILKSCGLHVTAIKIDPYINIDAGTFSPYEHGEVFVLDDGGEVDLDLGNYERFLDIRLTRDNNLTTGKIYQSVINKERRGDYLGKTVQVVPHITDAIQERVMRQAKVSVDDDGIEPEVCVIELGGTVGDIESMPFIEAFRQFQFKVKRENFCNIHVSLVPQPNSTGEQKTKPTQNSVRELRGLGLSPDLIVCRCSTPLDTAVKEKISMFCHVEPEQVICIHDVSSIYRVPLLLEDQGIVDYLCHRLNLLIEMRPRKMLTKWKEMSDRSDRLLEQTSIALVGKYTKLSDSYASVIKALEHSALSINYKLEVKYIDSADLEPAALQEEPVKYHEAWQKLCSADGVLVPGGFGVRGTEGKIQAINWARRQKKPFLGVCLGMQLAVCEFARNVLGWEDANSTEFDPETKHPVVIEMPEHNPGQMGGTMRLGKRRTLFKSTSSVLRRLYGDAEYVDERHRHRFEVNPELKHHFEGTGFQFVGQDLEGERMEIIELQDHPYFVGVQYHPEFTSRPIKPSPPYFGLLLAASGKLQNYLQKGCRLSPRDTYSDQSGSSSPDSETSEIKFPSLS, from the exons ATGAAGTACATACTGGTGACAGGTGGTGTGATATCTGGCATTGGTAAAGGCATCATAGCCAGCAGTGTGGGCACTATACTCAAATCATGCGGCCTGCATGTCACTGCTATCAAAATCGACCCCTACATCAACATCGATGCAGGCACTTTCTCTCCCTATGAACATG GTGAAGTGTTTGTGCTGGATGATGGGGGAGAGGTTGATTTGGATTTAGGGAACTATGAACGTTTTCTGGACATCCGGTTAACCAGGGACAACAATTTGACGACGGGGAAGATCTATCAGTCTGTTATAAACAAGGAGAGGAGGGGGGATTACTTGGGCAAAACTGTACAAG TGGTACCACACATTACCGATGCAATTCAGGAAAGGGTCATGCGGCAGGCTAAGGTCTCGGTGGACGATGATGGGATTGAACCAGAAGTCTGTGTCATTGAG CTTGGAGGTACAGTCGGAGATATTGAGAGTATGCCTTTCATTGAAGCATTTCGACAGTTTCAGTTTAAAGTGAAACGAGAGAATTTTTGTAACATCCATGTCAGTCTGGTACCTCAG CCCAATTCAACAGGAGAACAAAAGACCAAACCTACACAGAACAGTGTTCGGGAGCTTCGTGGACTTGGCCTGTCACCTGATCTA ATTGTCTGTCGATGCTCAACTCCACTGGACACAGCTGTGAAAGAGAAGATCTCCATGTTTTGTCATGTAGAACCTGAACAGGTGATCTGCATACATGATGTTTCTTCCATCTACAGAGTACCTCTACTCCTGGAGGATCAGGGAATAGTTGACTATTTGTGCCACAGGCTGAACTTGCTCATTGAGATGAGACCTCGCAAAATGCTCACAAAATGGAAGGAGATGTCAGACCG GTCTGACCGACTGCTGGAGCAAACCTCCATTGCTTTAGTAGGCAAGTACACCAAGCTGTCAGATTCGTATGCCTCTGTTATTAAAGCACTGGAGCACTCTGCCCTCTCCATCAACTATAAGCTAGAGGTCAAG TACATTGATTCGGCAGACCTGGAGCCAGCAGCGTTGCAGGAGGAGCCGGTGAAGTACCATGAGGCCTGGCAGAAGCTCTGCAGTGCTGA TGGGGTTCTTGTTCCTGGAGGCTTTGGCGTGCGAGGCACAGAGGGAAAAATCCAAGCCATTAACTGGGCAAGGAGACAGAAAAAGCCATTTTTAG GTGTCTGTTTGGGCATGCAGCTGGCAGTGTGTGAATTTGCTCGTAATGTGCTTGGCTGGGAAG ATGCCAATTCTACCGAATTTGACCCTGAAACAAAACATCCAGTG GTGATTGAAATGCCCGAGCACAATCCTGGGCAGATGGGAGGAACCATGCGGTTGGGAAAAAGGCGCACTTTGTTCAAAAGCACCTCCAGCGTTCTTC GAAGGCTGTATGGAGATGCTGAATATGTGGATGAAAGGCATCGGCATCGCTTTGAG GTGAATCCAGAATTGAAGCACCACTTTGAGGGTACAGGTTTTCAATTTGTGGGTCAGGACCTGGAGGGGGAGCGAATGGAGATAATTGAACTTCAAG ATCACCCTTATTTTGTCGGAGTGCAGTATCACCCAGAATTCACTTCCCGCCCCATCAAACCCTCACCTCCTTATTTTGGTCTTCTACTGGCAGCATCTGGGAAACTACAGAACTATCTTCAGAAAGGATGCCGGCTCTCACCTCG GGACACATACAGTGACCAAAGTGGAAGTAGTTCACCAGACTCTGAGACATCTGAAATCAAATTCCCATCACTTTCTTAA
- the LOC128030517 gene encoding transcription initiation factor TFIID subunit 12, with protein sequence MTQYPAQTSRSNFFTAVKAEASSTPPISTNMANSTVVPGKVPGTPGPAGRLSPEGSQVLSKKKLQDLVREIDPNEQLDEDVEEMLLQIADDFIESVVTAACQLARHRKSNTLEVKDVQLHLERQWNMWIPGYGSDEIRPYKKACTTEAHKQRMALIRKTTKK encoded by the exons ATGACCCAGTACCCAGCACAGACTAGTCGCTCAAACTTCTTCACTGCTGTGAAAGCAGAAGCCTCTTCAACACCACCCATCTCCACCAACATGGCCAACAGCACCGTCGTCCCCGGGAAAGTCCCGGGCACCCCTGGACCTGCAGGGAGACTGAGCCCTGAAGGCTCTCAG GTGCTTAGTAAGAAGAAACTGCAGGATCTTGTGAGAGAAATTGACCCTAATGAGCAACTCGATGAAGATGTGGAAGAG ATGCTCTTGCAGATTGCAGATGACTTCATTGAGAGTGTGGTGACTGCGGCATGCCAACTTGCCCGACACAGGAAGTCAAACACTCTTGAAGTGAAAGATGTCCAGCTACACCTGG AACGACAGTGGAACATGTGGATTCCTGGTTATGGCTCAGATGAGATCCGACCTTATAAGAAGGCTTGCACCACAGAAGCTCACAAACAG agaATGGCATTGATCCGCAAAACAACCAAAAAGTAG
- the LOC128030516 gene encoding ras-related protein Rab-39B-like, with protein sequence MDLTLWQYQFRIIMLGDSTVGKSSMLKRYTEDLFLECINQTVGVDFFVHFLEVEPGVRVKLQFWDTAGQERFRSVTRSYYRNSVGGLLVFDLGNRKSFENVQQWYEEVFERVQPYTVLYVLVGHKSDRVKAGERAVNRTEAEKLATQLGAPYIEASAKTGHNVKEAFELLTRRIYQGLKSGEIQLRDGWDGVKSSAPTAQALQRKQKSEAAEKNKSCAC encoded by the exons ATGGATCTCACTTTGTGGCAGTACCAGTTTCGAATCATCATGTTAGGAGACTCCACAGTGGGCAAATCATCCATGTTGAAGCGCTACACAGAAGATCTGTTTCTGGAGTGCATCaaccaaacggtcggagtggacTTCTTTGTACACTTCCTAGAGGTGGAACCTGGGGTGAGGGTCAAACTTCAGTTCTGGGATACAGCTGGTCAAGAGAGGTTTAG GTCTGTGACTCGCTCCTACTACCGTAACTCAGTCGGAGGTCTTCTGGTTTTCGATCTGGGCAACCGCAAATCTTTCGAAAACGTGCAGCAGTGGTATGAAGAGGTGTTCGAACGTGTACAGCCCTACACTGTGCTCTATGTGCTAGTGGGACACAAAAGTGACCGGGTCAAAGCCGGAGAGCGAGCCGTGAACCGAACTGAGGCAGAGAAGCTCGCAACCCAACTGGGAGCACCGTACATCGAGGCCTCAGCCAAAACAGGTCACAATGTGAAAGAGGCCTTTGAACTCTTGACCCGGCGGATTTATCAGGGCTTAAAAAGTGGAGAGATCCAGTTGCGTGATGGGTGGGATGGAGTCAAGAGCTCAGCACCTACAGCCCAAGCACTCCAGAGGAAACAAAAAAGTGAAGCCGCTGAGAAAAACAAGAGCTGTGCTTGTTAA